A single region of the Armatimonadota bacterium genome encodes:
- the cmr3 gene encoding type III-B CRISPR module-associated protein Cmr3, protein MHLFLEPVDVWLFRDGRSFDAGSDHRAVSFFPPYPTVMQGAIRSHYLVIKNVNLKDAKAISDIVGTVDCYKDLRMRGPFLAKKEDNGKIVRYLPVPADIFPAEDGVQSLSPCKIPDGIIASNVTPNLLLPTGKPKKVETGNWLPEYDLKQCLEGKKVKPVADHDLFVRESRIGIDINDYTRTTEQGKLYEVEFIRPQEGVGLLVEVSGYRDWPDNGIMRIGGEGRGAFFTKVDDVCWCSPPNPLPGLFKIYFASPTYFNAGWKPNDWSQFFEGDVELKAAAVNRYESVGGYDWANNAHKPARRYVPAGSVYYFESKGEARLKTDLIQGAITDFGAEIGFGQIIVKEWNNV, encoded by the coding sequence ATGCATCTTTTCCTAGAACCTGTTGATGTTTGGCTGTTTCGCGACGGGAGGTCATTTGATGCTGGCAGCGACCACCGCGCAGTGAGTTTCTTTCCTCCATACCCGACGGTTATGCAGGGCGCAATACGCTCACACTATTTAGTGATAAAAAATGTCAATTTAAAAGATGCTAAAGCTATTTCTGATATAGTCGGCACGGTGGATTGTTATAAGGATCTAAGAATGCGAGGCCCATTTCTTGCAAAGAAAGAGGATAATGGAAAGATTGTGCGGTACCTACCGGTTCCAGCCGACATTTTCCCCGCAGAAGATGGTGTGCAGTCCCTTAGCCCTTGCAAAATTCCTGATGGCATAATTGCAAGCAACGTAACACCTAACCTTCTTCTACCAACCGGGAAGCCTAAAAAGGTAGAGACTGGAAATTGGCTGCCTGAGTACGATTTGAAGCAATGCTTGGAAGGAAAAAAGGTTAAACCCGTTGCAGACCATGATTTATTTGTTAGGGAGTCGCGAATTGGCATTGACATAAACGATTACACTCGTACAACTGAGCAAGGAAAGCTATATGAGGTAGAGTTTATCCGTCCCCAAGAAGGGGTAGGCCTTTTGGTCGAGGTCTCGGGCTACAGAGACTGGCCAGATAATGGCATCATGCGCATTGGCGGAGAGGGCAGAGGTGCATTCTTTACTAAAGTGGATGATGTATGCTGGTGCAGTCCTCCAAATCCTTTGCCAGGACTATTCAAAATCTACTTCGCATCTCCAACTTACTTTAATGCTGGATGGAAGCCCAACGACTGGAGTCAATTTTTCGAGGGAGATGTTGAGCTTAAAGCGGCAGCGGTAAATCGCTATGAGAGCGTCGGTGGATATGACTGGGCAAATAATGCCCACAAGCCTGCCCGACGATATGTTCCTGCCGGGAGTGTTTACTACTTTGAGTCTAAAGGAGAAGCAAGGTTGAAAACCGACTTAATTCAAGGAGCAATCACAGACTTTGGCGCCGAAATAGGTTTCGGCCAAATTATTGTAAAGGAGTGGAACAATGTTTGA